In the genome of Raphanus sativus cultivar WK10039 chromosome 4, ASM80110v3, whole genome shotgun sequence, one region contains:
- the LOC130511473 gene encoding F-box/kelch-repeat protein At5g39560-like, with amino-acid sequence MISHKVEPTKKKKTVPELPSMFSSLPDEIIENILARVSRWKYPLLSLVSKRFHSLLSSMEIYKTRSQVGADETCVYVWLKLPDHPCASWFSLEPNKKRTKLKSKIGFKRDPSVMSVVPIPRSSTNSFPDLYYTTTVGPEIYISGGPYPEPSSSVRIFDCRSHTWRDAPNMIVARENAETVLLDEKIYVMGGCDIDKYYANWIEVFDVKTESWTAFPGPGADEDDLRNNLRNNNNECYIVNVFEGKLYVAADEKEYSYDPKNGTWKLVRENSSFTTDSVYIWAKMGNVTYGCTDSGNLMWSGFENESIEWREIKGLEKLRKHPTRGLETGIDFGLVGFGGQLLVMWYPSLTKRRNTIWYAKISVESRRNGREVWGKVECVDALTFPVESCEGFGCVAASV; translated from the coding sequence ATGATCTCCCACAAAGTTGAACCaaccaaaaagaagaagacggtTCCTGAGCTACCGTCGATGTTTTCTTCACTACCTGACGAAATCATAGAAAACATTCTTGCACGTGTCTCCAGATGGAAGTACCCATTGCTCTCTCTCGTCTCAAAGAGATTCCACTCTCTCTTATCATCTATGGAGATCTACAAGACGCGATCTCAAGTAGGAGCAGATGAAACATGCGTCTATGTCTGGTTAAAGTTGCCCGATCATCCATGTGCAAGCTGGTTTAGCCTTGAACCTAATAAAAAGAGAACCAAACTGAAAAGCAAAATTGGGTTTAAGCGGGACCCAAGTGTAATGTCGGTTGTTCCTATACCTCGCTCTTCTACCAATTCTTTTCCCGACCTATATTACACGACGACAGTTGGTCCGGAAATTTACATAAGTGGTGGACCCTACCCGGAACCATCTTCCTCTGTTCGGATATTCGATTGTCGGAGTCACACATGGCGTGATGCCCCTAACATGATCGTGGCACGGGAGAATGCGGAGACAGTTTTACTCGACGAGAAAATATATGTGATGGGAGGTTGTGATATTGACAAGTACTATGCCAACTGGATTGAGGTATTTGACGTAAAAACTGAGTCTTGGACAGCCTTTCCTGGTCCTGGCGCTGACGAAGACGACTTACGTAATAACTTACGCAATAATAATAATGAATGTTACATAGTTAACGTGTTCGAAGGGAAACTTTACGTAGCCGCAGATGAGAAGGAATACTCTTACGACCCGAAAAATGGTACATGGAAACTTGTAAGAGAGAATTCAAGTTTCACAACAGATTCCGTATATATTTGGGCTAAGATGGGGAATGTAACATACGGTTGCACTGATTCAGGGAACTTAATGTGGTCTGGCTTTGAGAATGAAAGTATAGAGTGGAGGGAGATCAAGGGTTTGGAGAAACTCCGTAAGCATCCTACAAGAGGTTTGGAAACTGGGATTGACTTTGGACTGGTGGGCTTTGGTGGCCAACTTTTAGTTATGTGGTACCCGTCTCTAACCAAACGAAGGAACACAATTTGGTATGCCAAGATTTCTGTAGAATCAAGACGCAATGGACGTGAGGTGTGGGGAAAAGTTGAGTGTGTTGATGCGCTTACCTTTCCTGTCGAATCATGTGAAGGGTTTGGCTGTGTTGCTGCGTCGGTTTGA